GCACCAGAGAATTTTGTAAATATAGTGGGCGATGCTAGTCACAAGAAGAAGGCAggcaggcctgagacacagaataattcatgtgATGACATCACGAACGATTCTCGGAGAAAAAAGACTGCAAAAGTTACAAAAGTAGCAGATCACTCATATTCAAAAAGACAAAAATCTGATAGTCCAGTATTCCTCCCTAACAGGGTGAAGCTTGAAAAACCAGACGTGGAGGAGGATTCAAGTCGTGCAACCCAAGAagataaaaggaaggagattaaGGAGAAACTAAAACCAAACATGGTGAAGAATTTGTACTGTGCAGCAGATAGAGGAAATGGTATACTGATTAAAGATTTTGTGCCTAAAATCATGCTTTCTTCTTGTTAAATATCTTGAGAATCTTCTGTTGTAGTATAAATTCTGTTTGAAGTATGTTGATGCCAATAATTTTCTACTTACCTTTTCTTTGTATCCTCCTCTCCCTCCCCCGTTCCCTTTCTTTGGCAGAGGACTGCAGTGAAGTACTAGATCCCTCAGCCTCCAAGATGACAAACAGTACCAAATGCAATAAAAGGAAATATTCTATCAGTTTGGAGGCATCACGTTCTAGGTATCCTCTACGAAGTAATCAGGTGAAGCTTGAACAATCCAAAGAAAACGGGAGTCCTTCATATTCTGGAAAACAAAGACCTTCCGCTTCACTATCCTCTCCTGGTACTCAGTCAGAAAGAGACAAGTGTAACAGGGTGAAGCTTGAGAAAGCAAACTCGGAAGAAGATTTCTGTTGTGCAGCgccaaaagaaaaaggagagGACACTAACATGGAGAAACTTGTAAAACAAGATAGACAACATAATTTGTATGGTGAAGTATATAAATTTAAAGGTATTTGGATTTAATGTTTGTGCCCATTCTCATTGATGCTGCTGGTTCAGTAACAAGACAACTTTCCTTTGTTAGACGCATTATGTTGAATTATGTAACGATGGATGACATTCTTCTTCCATTCGCCTCCCTTCCTTTCCCCCCTCCCACGTCATCTTTTTGGCAGGGCACTGTAATGAAGTACCAGTAATGGATCCCTCAGCATCTAAGGTGACAACTACTAATCAGCATAGTAAAAAGAAAATTGCTATCAGTTTGGATGCATCAAATTGTCGGTATCCACTGCGAAATAAGCAACTAAAAGAGATTAGGGTTGAAAAAGGAGATGTGAAAGGTATTTGGTTCAATAACTTGTTCTTTGTGAGACTCGTCATGTTGAATTATATTATGATGGATGACATTTTTCTTCTTCCTCCCGTCCCACTTCATCTTTCTTGCAGAGCACTGCAACGAAATACCAGTGGTGGATCCCTTAGCAACTAAGATGGCAACCACTAATGGACATCATGAAAAGAAAACTAGTACCAGTTTGGATATGTCACATTGTAGGTATCCATTGCGAACCAAGCAACTGAGAGAGGTGAAGCTTGAAAAACCAATCACGGAAGAGGATTTGCTTTATGTAACGCAAAAAGCAAAAAGGAAGAAGCCTAATAATGTGAAGCTTGAGAAAGGAGATGCGGAAGGTATCTTGTTTAGTAACTTGTCCTTTGTTAGACTCATCACATTGAATTATGTTATGATGGATGACAATGTTCTTCCTTTCTTCTCCCTTATTTCTCCCCCTCCCGTATCAATTTTTTGGCAGAGTGCTGCAAAGAAATACCAGTAGGGGATTCCTCAGCAACTAAGAAGACAACCACTAATCGTGATAATGAAAAGAAAACTACTACCAGTTTGGATACATCACATTGCAGGTATCTACTGCGAAGTAAGCGACTGAAGCTTGAACAATGGGGAGCAGGAGGGAACATGCATAGTAAAACGCCAAAATATATAGTAGCAGATTCTCCATATTGTAAAAGACAAAATTCTGCCCTTCCAGCATCCTCTCCATGTTGTCAGCCTACCAGGGCGAAGCTGGAAAAACCAGACAATTTGTTTTGTGCAGCAGAAAATGCAAAGGGTAAGGAGACTAACAATGTGAAGCTTGAAACAGGAGATATGGAAGGGAATTTGAATAGCGCAGCttataaaggaaaaggtatgtcaTTCCATTTTTTTACGGTTACTCTCATGGAGACTACTTGTTTAGCAACAAGTGAATCTTGCGTTGTTGTGTCCATTTTGTTGAATTATAAGAGATTCTTTGGTCGTTCTTCTCTTTGTCTCAGATTCCACAGCCTCTGAGTTGACAAATAATTGGCAAGAAAAAGGTGTTACCCTCAGAGAAGCACAATTGAGGAAAGAAATGTACTTCAATCCATACTTCATTG
Above is a genomic segment from Lycium barbarum isolate Lr01 chromosome 12, ASM1917538v2, whole genome shotgun sequence containing:
- the LOC132623866 gene encoding uncharacterized protein LOC132623866 isoform X1 gives rise to the protein MLQCFKESRVMYLWLPCLSSGPSNVHKRVYILHIPDEFVMKYGADLPDVVFLGVPNGAIWEVKLLNSNGMKWLKEGWTQFMEYYSIGRGNLLLFQYNGNSHFSVFIFDLSASEIEYPSAPSEDIAPENFVNIVGDASHKKKAGRPETQNNSCDDITNDSRRKKTAKVTKVADHSYSKRQKSDSPVFLPNRVKLEKPDVEEDSSRATQEDKRKEIKEKLKPNMVKNLYCAADRGNEDCSEVLDPSASKMTNSTKCNKRKYSISLEASRSRYPLRSNQVKLEQSKENGSPSYSGKQRPSASLSSPGTQSERDKCNRVKLEKANSEEDFCCAAPKEKGEDTNMEKLVKQDRQHNLYGEVYKFKGHCNEVPVMDPSASKVTTTNQHSKKKIAISLDASNCRYPLRNKQLKEIRVEKGDVKEHCNEIPVVDPLATKMATTNGHHEKKTSTSLDMSHCRYPLRTKQLREVKLEKPITEEDLLYVTQKAKRKKPNNVKLEKGDAEECCKEIPVGDSSATKKTTTNRDNEKKTTTSLDTSHCRYLLRSKRLKLEQWGAGGNMHSKTPKYIVADSPYCKRQNSALPASSPCCQPTRAKLEKPDNLFCAAENAKGKETNNVKLETGDMEGNLNSAAYKGKDSTASELTNNWQEKGVTLREAQLRKEMYFNPYFIVSMKPAYVSRNFQLDLPDNFFNKYIKMEEPFVHLRVSDGRTWRAKLFIQSKCAKIQSSGWRDFVLGNSLKEYDTCLFELLDGIEPEIDVTIVRAPTPVP
- the LOC132623866 gene encoding uncharacterized protein LOC132623866 isoform X2; protein product: MEPHQFFKIILSPHPSILHIPDEFVMKYGADLPDVVFLGVPNGAIWEVKLLNSNGMKWLKEGWTQFMEYYSIGRGNLLLFQYNGNSHFSVFIFDLSASEIEYPSAPSEDIAPENFVNIVGDASHKKKAGRPETQNNSCDDITNDSRRKKTAKVTKVADHSYSKRQKSDSPVFLPNRVKLEKPDVEEDSSRATQEDKRKEIKEKLKPNMVKNLYCAADRGNEDCSEVLDPSASKMTNSTKCNKRKYSISLEASRSRYPLRSNQVKLEQSKENGSPSYSGKQRPSASLSSPGTQSERDKCNRVKLEKANSEEDFCCAAPKEKGEDTNMEKLVKQDRQHNLYGEVYKFKGHCNEVPVMDPSASKVTTTNQHSKKKIAISLDASNCRYPLRNKQLKEIRVEKGDVKEHCNEIPVVDPLATKMATTNGHHEKKTSTSLDMSHCRYPLRTKQLREVKLEKPITEEDLLYVTQKAKRKKPNNVKLEKGDAEECCKEIPVGDSSATKKTTTNRDNEKKTTTSLDTSHCRYLLRSKRLKLEQWGAGGNMHSKTPKYIVADSPYCKRQNSALPASSPCCQPTRAKLEKPDNLFCAAENAKGKETNNVKLETGDMEGNLNSAAYKGKDSTASELTNNWQEKGVTLREAQLRKEMYFNPYFIVSMKPAYVSRNFQLDLPDNFFNKYIKMEEPFVHLRVSDGRTWRAKLFIQSKCAKIQSSGWRDFVLGNSLKEYDTCLFELLDGIEPEIDVTIVRAPTPVP